One stretch of Paenibacillus sp. AN1007 DNA includes these proteins:
- a CDS encoding ABC transporter substrate-binding protein: MKKKFWMSLMMAASMIVAAGCGNNSGSGSESKGSDSTTGGGSAEKSYQIAISQIVEHPSLDATREGFIAALKDAGIEENKNLKIDYNNAQGDSTNNLSIAQKIAGDSKNDLVLGIATPSALALAQQVKDKPLLFAAVTDPLGAKLVSDMDKPGGNVTGASDTNPEAIVQLADFIAKNMPNVKTVGLVINEGEPNAVVMANNAEKALAAHNIKLVKAPVTNTSEVKQATDSLVGKVDAFYITLDNSVVSAVDTIIQTANSNKIPFFSSDRDTVEKGAFATVGFKYYDHGYQVGEMAADILKNGTKPGDMKVTVPDKLDLILNLKAAEAQGITVTDEMKAEVKDQDNNIIK, encoded by the coding sequence ATGAAAAAGAAGTTTTGGATGTCACTGATGATGGCTGCTTCGATGATCGTGGCAGCAGGTTGCGGAAATAACAGCGGTTCAGGCTCGGAGTCCAAAGGATCAGACAGCACAACAGGCGGAGGCAGCGCTGAAAAGTCCTATCAGATTGCTATCTCCCAGATTGTTGAACATCCATCACTGGATGCAACACGTGAAGGTTTCATCGCGGCCCTGAAAGACGCAGGCATTGAAGAGAACAAAAACCTCAAGATCGATTACAACAATGCACAGGGGGATTCAACGAATAACCTGTCTATTGCACAGAAAATTGCGGGTGATTCCAAAAACGACCTCGTACTCGGAATTGCTACTCCATCTGCACTGGCCCTCGCGCAGCAGGTGAAGGACAAGCCGCTCCTGTTTGCTGCTGTAACCGATCCACTGGGTGCCAAGCTCGTGAGTGACATGGACAAGCCGGGCGGCAATGTGACCGGAGCATCGGACACGAACCCGGAAGCCATCGTGCAGCTGGCTGACTTTATCGCGAAAAATATGCCAAACGTGAAGACAGTGGGATTGGTGATCAACGAAGGTGAACCGAATGCCGTTGTCATGGCTAACAATGCAGAGAAGGCTCTGGCAGCACATAACATCAAGCTGGTTAAAGCACCAGTAACCAATACATCGGAAGTAAAACAAGCGACAGACTCGCTGGTTGGCAAAGTTGACGCGTTCTACATTACACTCGACAACTCCGTCGTGAGTGCAGTAGATACGATTATCCAGACAGCAAACAGCAATAAAATTCCATTCTTCTCCAGTGACCGCGATACGGTGGAGAAAGGCGCATTTGCGACCGTAGGCTTCAAATATTATGACCACGGCTACCAAGTTGGTGAGATGGCTGCGGACATTCTGAAAAATGGAACAAAACCAGGCGACATGAAAGTTACCGTACCGGATAAGCTCGATCTGATTCTGAACCTGAAGGCGGCTGAAGCCCAGGGGATTACGGTAACGGATGAGATGAAGGCCGAAGTGAAAGATCAGGATAACAACATTATCAAATAA
- a CDS encoding ABC transporter ATP-binding protein produces the protein MLEITQVTKLFNPGTTDEKTALVGVNLTMNPGDFVTVIGSNGAGKSTLMNIISGVMKPDMGDVLINDRSIKNLPEHKRSSWIGRVFQDPMAGTAPHMSIEENMAMAYKRGKGRGLGFGVTRARREIFNAQLEKLGIGLEKRPNAKVGLLSGGERQALSLLMATFTQPQILLLDEHTAALDPSRAELITELTETLVREMRLTTLMVTHNMEQAIRLGNRLIMMDKGRIILDVSEERKRTLTVPELLGEFEQISGKKMADDRVVLG, from the coding sequence ATGTTAGAGATTACACAAGTTACGAAGCTCTTTAATCCAGGCACAACCGACGAGAAAACGGCGCTGGTTGGAGTAAACCTGACAATGAATCCAGGCGATTTCGTAACGGTCATTGGCAGTAATGGAGCCGGAAAATCAACCCTGATGAATATTATTTCGGGAGTCATGAAACCGGATATGGGCGACGTACTGATCAATGATCGATCGATTAAAAATTTGCCGGAGCATAAACGCAGCAGCTGGATCGGTCGTGTCTTTCAGGACCCGATGGCTGGAACGGCACCGCATATGTCTATTGAAGAGAATATGGCAATGGCGTACAAACGCGGCAAGGGACGCGGACTTGGCTTTGGTGTGACCCGTGCCAGACGTGAAATCTTTAACGCGCAGCTGGAGAAACTGGGAATCGGGCTGGAGAAACGCCCGAATGCCAAGGTGGGTCTTCTGTCGGGCGGCGAGCGTCAGGCGCTGAGTCTGCTGATGGCAACGTTCACTCAGCCGCAGATTCTGCTGCTGGATGAACATACGGCTGCACTTGATCCATCTCGTGCAGAGCTGATTACCGAGCTGACAGAGACACTTGTTCGCGAGATGAGGCTCACTACGCTCATGGTGACTCACAACATGGAGCAGGCTATCCGTCTTGGCAATCGTCTCATCATGATGGATAAGGGACGAATCATTCTCGATGTCAGTGAGGAGCGTAAGCGCACACTCACGGTGCCTGAGCTCCTCGGCGAATTCGAGCAGATTAGCGGCAAGAAGATGGCAGATGACCGCGTTGTGCTGGGATGA
- a CDS encoding ABC transporter permease codes for MSISWNSIEGAIELGLLYALMALGVYITFRILDFPDLTVDGSFTTGGAIAAVMISNEYSPWLACLAAMAGGMIAGALTGLLHTKGKINGLLSGILMMIALYSINMRILGAPNKSIMGVETPFSGEHVMILIIIVVLVFKIMLDLFMKTDIGLALRATGDNKRMIRSFGANTDVTTIIGVSLSNGLVALSGAFIAQQSGFADITMGIGMIVIGLASVIIGEAILGARTVFWATLAAVVGSIIYRIVVALALQVEWFDTSDLKLITAVIVIIALVFPTMQRSMKQRSLARKRTEELMRSGGQQAKGGM; via the coding sequence GTGAGTATAAGTTGGAATTCCATTGAAGGGGCAATCGAGCTGGGACTGTTATATGCGCTGATGGCACTGGGTGTATACATTACGTTCCGCATTCTGGATTTCCCCGATCTTACCGTAGACGGAAGTTTTACTACAGGGGGCGCAATTGCGGCGGTCATGATCTCCAATGAGTACTCTCCTTGGCTGGCCTGCTTGGCTGCAATGGCTGGCGGAATGATCGCTGGAGCCCTCACGGGTCTGCTGCATACCAAAGGCAAAATTAACGGACTGCTGTCCGGGATTTTGATGATGATTGCCCTATATTCAATCAACATGCGCATTCTTGGCGCACCAAATAAATCGATTATGGGCGTAGAAACGCCGTTCTCAGGTGAACATGTCATGATTCTGATCATCATCGTTGTGCTGGTATTCAAAATCATGCTCGATCTGTTCATGAAAACAGATATCGGTCTCGCACTTCGTGCCACAGGAGATAACAAACGAATGATTCGCAGCTTCGGTGCGAACACAGATGTGACTACCATTATTGGTGTAAGCCTGTCCAATGGACTCGTGGCCTTGTCTGGTGCATTTATTGCCCAGCAATCCGGGTTTGCAGATATTACGATGGGCATCGGGATGATTGTCATTGGTCTGGCTTCCGTCATTATTGGCGAAGCGATCCTCGGAGCCAGAACGGTATTCTGGGCAACGCTGGCGGCTGTAGTCGGCTCAATTATTTACCGTATTGTGGTTGCACTGGCCCTGCAGGTGGAATGGTTTGATACGTCCGATCTCAAGCTGATCACGGCTGTTATCGTTATTATCGCACTCGTCTTCCCGACGATGCAGCGTTCAATGAAACAGCGCAGTCTCGCTCGCAAACGAACCGAAGAGCTGATGCGCTCCGGCGGCCAACAGGCAAAGGGGGGCATGTAG